From the Bacillota bacterium genome, one window contains:
- the nuoE gene encoding NADH-quinone oxidoreductase subunit NuoE — protein MCECGCTHPAGDEKEKELEALFEKWRGVKGALIPILQGAQAIYGYLPREVLLRIARELKLPPSRVFGVATFYAQFHLKPRGRNIVRVCLGTACHVRGGARIFERMQQELGVGNNETTPDLRFTLETVACLGCCGLSPVIMVNDDTHGRLTPDKLKDILAGYQ, from the coding sequence ATGTGTGAATGCGGCTGCACGCATCCTGCCGGGGACGAAAAAGAAAAGGAACTGGAGGCGCTTTTTGAAAAGTGGCGCGGCGTCAAGGGGGCTTTGATCCCGATTCTGCAGGGAGCACAGGCAATTTACGGTTACCTGCCCAGGGAGGTTCTTTTGCGGATTGCCCGGGAATTGAAGCTCCCGCCGAGCAGGGTTTTCGGAGTGGCAACCTTTTATGCTCAGTTTCACCTGAAGCCGAGGGGACGCAACATTGTCAGGGTCTGCCTCGGCACGGCCTGCCATGTCCGGGGAGGAGCCCGCATTTTCGAGCGGATGCAGCAGGAACTGGGAGTGGGGAATAACGAAACAACACCCGATCTCAGGTTTACCTTGGAAACCGTTGCCTGCCTCGGTTGCTGCGGCTTGTCTCCCGTGATCATGGTTAATGATGACACCCACGGCCGTCTTACTCCCGATAAGTTAAAGGACATTCTGGCGGGGTACCAGTAA
- a CDS encoding DUF3006 family protein, which yields MRIRGVVDRIEGDRVVVLLGDEGFVLSWPRILLPDVQESDLLCFEVKLELPASEVRKLSPKSLLERLTWRR from the coding sequence GTGAGGATCAGAGGAGTTGTGGATCGGATTGAAGGGGACCGTGTTGTCGTTTTGCTGGGAGATGAAGGGTTTGTTTTAAGCTGGCCGCGCATTCTTTTGCCAGATGTCCAGGAGAGCGATCTCCTCTGCTTTGAGGTGAAGCTGGAGCTCCCGGCGTCTGAAGTCCGGAAGCTGTCTCCTAAAAGTCTGCTTGAGCGCTTGACCTGGCGGCGGTAA
- the tsaD gene encoding tRNA (adenosine(37)-N6)-threonylcarbamoyltransferase complex transferase subunit TsaD, whose amino-acid sequence MLGIETSCDETAAAVVRDGTAVLSNVVASQIRIHRQYGGVVPEVASRKHLENITDVVEAALQKAGVDFADLSGVAVTVGPGLIGPLLVGVAAAKAYAFARQIPLLAVNHLEAHIYANFLAHPSLIPPLVCLVVSGGHTSLVLVRKHLSYELLGSTRDDAAGEAFDKIARVLGLPYPGGPALEELARGGNPRAISFPRAWLGDESLDFSFSGLKTAVINYLRREQEKGKDVPLQDVAAGFQEAVVEVLVEKTLRAARAAGVWQVALAGGVAANLALRTLFQARARQEGIRLYFPPGDLCTDNAAMVACAGYYHYLAGRFAPLTQEAFARYPLIR is encoded by the coding sequence ATTTTAGGGATCGAGACAAGCTGTGACGAAACCGCAGCGGCGGTTGTGAGAGATGGAACTGCAGTTCTTTCAAATGTTGTTGCCTCCCAAATCAGGATCCACCGGCAGTATGGGGGAGTGGTTCCCGAGGTTGCCTCTCGCAAGCATTTGGAAAACATTACAGATGTTGTGGAGGCTGCCCTCCAGAAGGCGGGGGTTGATTTCGCCGATCTCAGCGGGGTTGCCGTCACCGTAGGACCGGGGCTTATCGGTCCTTTGCTCGTGGGAGTTGCTGCCGCCAAAGCCTATGCTTTTGCCCGGCAGATCCCTCTGCTTGCCGTCAACCATTTAGAGGCCCATATCTATGCCAACTTTCTCGCCCATCCTTCGCTGATACCCCCCCTTGTTTGCCTGGTTGTCTCTGGGGGGCACACCAGTTTGGTTCTCGTGCGGAAGCACCTTTCTTACGAATTGCTGGGTTCGACAAGGGATGATGCTGCAGGTGAAGCCTTCGATAAAATCGCGCGGGTTCTGGGCCTTCCTTATCCCGGCGGCCCCGCTTTAGAGGAACTGGCCCGGGGGGGAAACCCCCGCGCCATTTCTTTTCCCCGCGCCTGGCTTGGGGACGAAAGCCTGGACTTCAGCTTCAGCGGCCTGAAAACCGCAGTTATCAACTACCTCAGGCGGGAACAGGAAAAGGGGAAGGATGTCCCGCTGCAAGATGTGGCGGCCGGTTTCCAGGAGGCGGTGGTGGAGGTTCTGGTCGAAAAAACGCTCCGGGCGGCCCGGGCTGCGGGGGTATGGCAGGTGGCGCTGGCAGGTGGTGTCGCCGCGAATCTTGCCCTGCGCACCCTCTTCCAGGCCAGGGCCCGGCAGGAGGGGATTCGTTTGTACTTCCCTCCCGGAGACCTCTGTACCGATAATGCGGCAATGGTGGCCTGCGCCGGTTATTATCATTACCTCGCCGGCCGCTTTGCTCCTTTGACCCAGGAGGCCTTCGCCCGCTACCCTTTGATCCGTTAA
- the tsaE gene encoding tRNA (adenosine(37)-N6)-threonylcarbamoyltransferase complex ATPase subunit type 1 TsaE, with protein MWEIVSSGPQVTQLLGEELGKLLAPGDVVSLVGELGAGKTVFVHGIARGLGVSSPVSSPSFILIQEYEGKYPVFHCDFFRLQSYQELEEIGWDEYRKRGGVILIEWGNRIPEALPEEYLEVVIAYCDSSESTRRIQFRPQGGRYEAKIKELKDACGCLE; from the coding sequence ATGTGGGAGATAGTTTCTTCCGGCCCCCAGGTTACCCAATTGCTGGGGGAGGAGCTGGGAAAGCTCCTGGCTCCGGGCGATGTCGTCTCCCTGGTGGGGGAACTGGGAGCGGGAAAAACTGTTTTTGTGCATGGAATTGCGCGGGGCCTGGGTGTCAGTTCCCCCGTATCCAGCCCGAGTTTTATTTTAATCCAGGAGTACGAGGGGAAGTACCCGGTTTTTCATTGTGATTTTTTTCGCTTGCAGTCGTACCAGGAACTGGAAGAGATTGGGTGGGACGAGTACCGGAAACGGGGAGGGGTCATTTTAATCGAATGGGGAAATCGGATCCCTGAGGCCCTGCCCGAAGAGTACCTGGAAGTAGTTATTGCTTACTGCGACAGTTCCGAGTCCACCCGTCGGATTCAGTTTCGGCCGCAGGGCGGCCGCTACGAAGCGAAGATCAAGGAGTTGAAAGATGCGTGCGGGTGCTTGGAATAG
- a CDS encoding anti-sigma regulatory factor, whose protein sequence is MKGVSCLFQEPEVTSDFKNCENKNETGAESPFEHKVTLEFAVEGKNFRAAGEASSRLKHTLQHIGFPAPLVRRVAVAAYEAEMNIIIHANRGTLKAEITPKTVTIWAEDEGPGIPDIELAMQEGYSTAPDYIREMGFGAGMGLPNIKKCSDILEIETVIGAGTRLKMVIFNKTGPEREK, encoded by the coding sequence ATGAAAGGGGTTTCCTGTTTGTTTCAGGAACCGGAAGTAACATCTGATTTTAAAAATTGTGAAAATAAGAACGAAACCGGTGCCGAGAGCCCGTTTGAGCATAAAGTCACCCTGGAATTTGCAGTAGAAGGAAAAAATTTTCGCGCCGCCGGGGAGGCTTCAAGCCGCCTCAAGCACACCCTGCAGCACATCGGCTTCCCTGCCCCTCTGGTTCGCAGGGTTGCAGTCGCCGCGTACGAGGCGGAAATGAACATCATCATTCACGCCAACCGCGGAACCCTGAAAGCAGAAATCACCCCGAAAACGGTGACGATCTGGGCCGAGGATGAGGGCCCCGGAATTCCGGACATCGAACTGGCAATGCAGGAGGGCTATTCAACTGCACCCGATTACATCAGGGAAATGGGATTTGGAGCCGGAATGGGGCTTCCCAATATTAAAAAATGCTCTGACATCCTTGAAATTGAGACGGTGATCGGGGCAGGAACCAGGCTGAAAATGGTCATCTTTAATAAAACAGGGCCCGAAAGAGAAAAGTAA
- a CDS encoding (2Fe-2S) ferredoxin domain-containing protein: MKSREDLKRLREEAKGLVSARGPEGMTKIIVGMGTCGIAAGAREVMAAILEELNKRNIQATVTQTGCIGMCEKEPLVDVQRPGEKRITYGKVKPSDVPRIITGHVLHGNIVEDLVVARFEEI; the protein is encoded by the coding sequence CTGAAGAGCAGAGAAGATTTGAAGCGGCTCCGTGAGGAAGCGAAGGGACTGGTCTCGGCGCGCGGGCCCGAGGGGATGACGAAGATCATCGTTGGCATGGGAACCTGCGGAATTGCTGCCGGCGCCCGGGAGGTGATGGCCGCCATTCTGGAGGAACTTAACAAGCGCAACATCCAGGCAACGGTAACCCAAACCGGGTGCATCGGGATGTGCGAAAAGGAGCCCCTCGTGGATGTGCAGCGGCCCGGGGAAAAACGGATTACCTATGGAAAGGTCAAACCGTCCGACGTACCCCGGATCATTACCGGTCACGTCCTGCACGGGAACATCGTCGAAGATCTCGTAGTTGCCCGCTTTGAAGAAATCTAA
- the rimI gene encoding ribosomal protein S18-alanine N-acetyltransferase codes for MSGRRRYGTVKAGNFVEVTVRPMEIDDIPQILPIENCSFPSPWSYQAFCNELKNKFAVYFVALIEGRVIGYAGMWLFSGEAHVTTIAVDPAYRGRGLGRLLMSTLMEYARVQGADTMVLEVRPSNVAALNLYRSLGFRQIGLRKNYYIETREDAVVMLRNLQQETFQKE; via the coding sequence ATGTCCGGCCGCCGGCGATACGGCACAGTTAAGGCAGGGAATTTTGTGGAGGTTACGGTTCGCCCTATGGAAATCGATGACATTCCACAGATCCTTCCAATCGAGAACTGTTCCTTTCCTTCTCCATGGTCTTACCAGGCATTCTGCAATGAATTAAAAAATAAATTTGCTGTCTATTTTGTGGCCCTGATTGAGGGGCGCGTGATCGGCTATGCCGGAATGTGGCTTTTTTCGGGCGAGGCCCACGTGACTACAATTGCAGTGGATCCCGCTTATCGGGGCAGAGGTTTGGGGAGGCTGCTGATGAGCACCTTGATGGAATACGCCAGGGTTCAGGGCGCCGATACCATGGTGCTGGAGGTGCGGCCCTCAAATGTTGCCGCCCTTAATCTTTACCGCAGCCTGGGCTTTCGCCAGATCGGGTTGCGAAAAAATTACTACATCGAAACACGGGAGGATGCTGTAGTGATGCTGCGGAACCTGCAGCAAGAAACTTTTCAAAAGGAATGA
- the tsaB gene encoding tRNA (adenosine(37)-N6)-threonylcarbamoyltransferase complex dimerization subunit type 1 TsaB, producing the protein MLGIETSTPAVSVAVAEENQLLGEVTLSTKQAHMERLLPLIEYLLCGLGLNLEDLDGFAVTTGPGSFTSLRVGLATGKSFAHVLGKPLVGVPTLDALAWALKGVPGLVCPVLPARAQEVYAAFYVSTESGMKRLSSYLALDPVQLCTSLEEELRARITFTGEGAQYYWALFQERLGERACLAELPQILPRAGIIATLGVAALLAGGGKAPGAVKPLYVRPPAIRHS; encoded by the coding sequence GTGCTTGGAATAGAAACCTCAACACCGGCAGTTTCTGTGGCCGTGGCGGAAGAAAACCAGCTTCTGGGAGAAGTTACCTTATCTACAAAACAGGCACACATGGAGCGCCTGCTCCCCTTAATTGAGTATCTGCTGTGCGGTTTGGGCTTGAACCTGGAAGATCTGGACGGGTTTGCGGTCACCACAGGTCCGGGTTCTTTTACATCACTTCGGGTTGGCCTGGCGACCGGGAAATCTTTTGCTCACGTTCTGGGAAAGCCTTTAGTCGGAGTCCCAACTCTTGATGCCCTGGCCTGGGCGCTGAAAGGTGTACCGGGCCTGGTTTGCCCGGTTTTGCCTGCCCGTGCTCAGGAGGTTTACGCGGCCTTCTACGTGAGCACGGAAAGCGGGATGAAGCGCCTCAGCAGCTATTTAGCCCTGGACCCTGTTCAGCTGTGCACTTCTCTGGAGGAGGAATTGCGCGCCCGGATCACCTTTACAGGCGAGGGGGCCCAGTATTACTGGGCGCTCTTTCAAGAAAGGTTGGGGGAACGTGCTTGTTTAGCGGAATTGCCCCAAATCCTGCCGCGGGCCGGCATCATTGCAACTCTGGGGGTTGCTGCCCTTCTTGCCGGGGGAGGAAAGGCACCCGGAGCGGTTAAACCCCTCTATGTCCGGCCGCCGGCGATACGGCACAGTTAA
- a CDS encoding LysM peptidoglycan-binding domain-containing protein gives MRRAGFVLLWLILSFLVLGGTGYAADYYTVRPGDSLYLISRAYGLTPEMLMAANGLEGTEIWPGQILTIPVPSRYTVRPGDTLYRIALAHGTTVENLMSLNSLTSTTIYPGQILLVPDGVPAASPTASRAGISTRDIYLLAQLIHAEARGEPFEGQVAVGAVVLNRLLDPRFPKTIKDIIFEYENGTYQFEPVLNGQIYLPPNQSALRAAYAALAGWDPTGGALFFYNPEKSQSTFFERFLTFLCRIGNHVFYR, from the coding sequence TTGCGCAGAGCAGGTTTCGTCTTGTTGTGGTTAATTTTGTCTTTTCTGGTCTTAGGAGGGACAGGCTACGCCGCGGATTACTACACGGTCCGGCCGGGAGACTCCCTTTACCTGATCTCCCGGGCCTACGGTCTCACCCCTGAGATGCTGATGGCGGCCAACGGGCTTGAGGGAACCGAGATCTGGCCGGGTCAAATTTTAACCATCCCCGTCCCCAGCCGCTACACGGTAAGACCCGGTGATACTCTTTACCGGATTGCACTGGCACACGGGACAACTGTCGAAAACCTGATGTCATTAAATTCCCTTACCTCGACGACAATTTACCCGGGGCAGATCTTGCTTGTTCCCGACGGCGTCCCAGCGGCTTCACCCACCGCTTCGCGTGCCGGGATTTCCACCCGCGACATCTACCTCCTCGCTCAGCTCATCCACGCCGAGGCGCGGGGTGAACCCTTTGAGGGCCAGGTCGCCGTGGGTGCCGTTGTGCTCAACCGGCTCCTCGATCCCAGATTCCCGAAAACAATTAAAGACATCATCTTTGAATACGAAAACGGAACCTACCAGTTCGAGCCGGTTCTGAACGGCCAGATCTACCTTCCCCCCAACCAGTCTGCGTTGCGGGCCGCTTACGCCGCCCTTGCAGGCTGGGACCCCACAGGAGGCGCCCTCTTTTTCTACAACCCCGAGAAGTCACAGAGCACCTTTTTTGAAAGGTTCCTCACCTTTTTATGCCGGATCGGCAACCACGTTTTCTACCGGTAA
- the lgt gene encoding prolipoprotein diacylglyceryl transferase has translation MHPVLFQLGGLRVYSYGFFVALGLLVAAWWLAKKVKKKGGSLQFVIDLVLLVLVAGIVGARLAYIILYDPYFYFTHPWHILMLQEGGLAFYGAFVSGLAVAFFYLRKAQIPFLSFLDLASPSLALGYAVARIGCFLNGCCYGRPTGLPWGVVFPAVDGLTRHPTQLYSLLAGLVIFLVLEYLTPRARFRGQIFSMFLVLYGLSRAGIELLRENLQLSGGAGMAALAALTLAVGGGLFYLYRARRPGEFASPGLGIDGK, from the coding sequence GTGCATCCTGTTCTGTTTCAACTGGGAGGACTGCGGGTTTACAGCTACGGTTTTTTTGTGGCGCTTGGTTTGCTGGTTGCCGCCTGGTGGCTGGCCAAAAAGGTCAAGAAAAAGGGAGGCTCTCTCCAGTTCGTGATCGACCTCGTTCTTCTCGTTCTGGTGGCGGGGATTGTCGGGGCGCGTCTGGCATACATCATCCTCTACGATCCCTATTTTTACTTTACCCATCCCTGGCACATTCTGATGCTCCAGGAGGGGGGACTGGCCTTTTACGGCGCCTTTGTTTCAGGTCTGGCAGTTGCGTTTTTTTACCTGCGAAAGGCGCAAATTCCCTTTTTATCCTTTCTCGATCTCGCCTCACCTTCCCTCGCTCTTGGCTATGCCGTGGCCCGGATCGGCTGTTTCCTGAACGGGTGCTGCTACGGAAGACCTACCGGTCTTCCGTGGGGAGTGGTCTTCCCTGCGGTTGACGGTTTAACCCGGCACCCGACTCAGCTCTACTCACTGCTGGCGGGGCTTGTGATCTTTCTGGTTTTAGAATACTTAACCCCCCGCGCCCGGTTCCGGGGGCAGATCTTCAGCATGTTTCTGGTGTTATACGGCTTATCCCGCGCCGGCATCGAACTCCTCCGGGAAAATCTCCAGCTTTCCGGCGGTGCCGGGATGGCCGCCCTGGCCGCCCTCACCCTGGCGGTAGGAGGAGGCCTGTTCTATCTTTACCGGGCGCGTCGTCCCGGGGAATTTGCTTCCCCGGGTTTGGGCATTGACGGGAAGTAG
- the nuoF gene encoding NADH-quinone oxidoreductase subunit NuoF: MQLVRAHVLVCGGTGCTSSGSKQVQEALTKELEKHKLEQEVKIVETGCHGFCEMGPLVIVYPEGTFYVRVTPEDVPELVEEHLLKGRIVTRLLYKAPVTEEQIPTYKEVTFYKKQLRVALRNCGSINPENIQEYIARGGYEALEKVLFEMTPEQVIDEIKRSGLRGRGGGGFPTGLKWEFCRRSPGDLKYIICNADEGDPGAFMDRSVLEGDPHSVIEGMAIGAYAIGCREGYIYVRAEYPLAIKRLKIAIAQAEELGLLGENILGSGFSFDLHIKEGAGAFVCGEETALMASIEGRRGMPRVRPPFPAQRGLWGKPSNINNVETFANVPVIIMRGAEWFASMGTEKSKGTKVFALTGKVNNTGLVEVPMGITLREIIFEIGGGIVGGKQFKGVQIGGPSGGCIPNELIDTPIDYESLIAAGAMMGSGGLVVMDETTCMVDLARFFLNFTQAESCGKCTPCREGTKRMLEILTRICEGKGVPEDIETLERLGRVVKGTALCGLGNTAPNPVLSTLRYFRHEYEAHIYDKRCPAHVCTALLVYTIDEEKCIGCGRCLKACPVGAISGEKKEPHKIDPEKCIKCGTCFEKCRQDAILRL; encoded by the coding sequence TTGCAGCTGGTCAGAGCCCATGTTCTGGTTTGTGGCGGCACCGGATGCACCTCTTCAGGTTCCAAACAGGTGCAGGAGGCTCTTACCAAAGAACTTGAGAAGCACAAACTGGAACAGGAAGTTAAAATTGTGGAAACCGGTTGCCACGGTTTCTGCGAAATGGGCCCGCTTGTGATTGTTTACCCTGAGGGGACCTTTTACGTGAGGGTGACACCTGAGGATGTTCCCGAACTCGTGGAAGAACACCTGCTCAAAGGGCGGATCGTCACTCGCCTGCTTTACAAAGCTCCGGTTACGGAAGAGCAGATCCCAACCTATAAAGAAGTCACTTTTTACAAGAAGCAGCTGCGGGTTGCTCTACGGAACTGCGGCTCCATTAACCCGGAGAACATCCAGGAGTACATTGCCCGGGGCGGGTATGAGGCTCTGGAGAAGGTTCTCTTTGAGATGACCCCGGAGCAGGTGATTGATGAAATCAAGCGTTCGGGATTGCGCGGGCGCGGCGGCGGCGGTTTCCCGACGGGGTTGAAGTGGGAGTTCTGCCGGCGTTCTCCCGGTGACCTGAAGTACATTATCTGCAACGCTGACGAAGGAGACCCGGGGGCTTTCATGGACCGGAGCGTGCTTGAGGGGGACCCGCACAGTGTCATTGAAGGAATGGCGATCGGGGCTTACGCCATCGGCTGCCGCGAAGGTTACATTTACGTCCGGGCCGAGTACCCGCTGGCAATTAAACGCCTGAAAATCGCCATTGCCCAGGCGGAGGAGCTCGGTCTGCTGGGAGAAAACATTCTCGGATCCGGATTCAGCTTCGATCTACACATCAAAGAAGGAGCGGGGGCTTTTGTCTGCGGCGAAGAGACGGCCTTAATGGCCTCGATCGAAGGCAGGCGCGGGATGCCCCGGGTGAGGCCGCCCTTCCCGGCGCAGCGGGGCCTCTGGGGCAAGCCGTCCAACATCAACAACGTTGAAACCTTCGCCAACGTACCCGTGATCATCATGCGGGGAGCCGAATGGTTTGCCAGCATGGGTACGGAAAAGAGCAAGGGAACCAAGGTCTTTGCCCTTACGGGAAAGGTTAACAACACAGGTTTGGTAGAAGTCCCGATGGGAATCACGTTGCGGGAGATCATTTTTGAAATTGGCGGCGGAATTGTGGGGGGCAAACAATTCAAGGGTGTTCAGATCGGAGGCCCTTCAGGCGGTTGTATACCTAACGAACTTATCGATACTCCGATAGATTACGAATCCCTCATTGCGGCGGGGGCAATGATGGGTTCCGGTGGTTTGGTCGTGATGGACGAAACCACCTGCATGGTTGACCTGGCGCGCTTTTTCCTGAATTTTACCCAGGCCGAGTCCTGCGGCAAGTGTACACCCTGCCGGGAAGGGACGAAGCGGATGCTGGAGATTTTGACCAGGATTTGCGAGGGCAAGGGTGTGCCTGAAGATATCGAGACTCTGGAGCGTCTGGGCCGTGTTGTGAAAGGGACCGCCCTCTGCGGTTTAGGAAACACCGCTCCAAACCCGGTCCTTTCTACACTCCGTTATTTCCGCCACGAATACGAAGCCCACATTTATGATAAACGGTGTCCGGCTCACGTTTGTACCGCGCTGCTCGTCTATACAATTGATGAAGAGAAATGCATCGGGTGCGGACGCTGCCTGAAGGCGTGTCCCGTCGGCGCAATTTCCGGGGAGAAGAAAGAACCGCACAAGATCGATCCCGAGAAGTGCATCAAGTGCGGGACGTGCTTTGAGAAGTGCCGCCAGGACGCGATCTTGCGCTTGTAA
- a CDS encoding DUF512 domain-containing protein has product MLFALQKIVKLENILPLTSRCNLRCIFCSNTQNPRGVKVFSLPPLPLPLAKRLLPFLNPRRKIVIGEAASRITEGEPLTHPDFWKILEMIRNLYPETPLQITTNGTLLDREAVQRLKNFLPLEVNLSLNSAAPAGRWLLMGDRGERALLVAELLGRAGVTYHGSIVALPHLVGWEDLRSSCRFLEASGAATIRLFLPGFTKLAPPPLRFPPEVMYRELEIFWREERASLGVPLLLEPSFVSDVEANFLAELAGVIPGSPAARAGLRKGDIVKTVHGRGVRSRVDAFQLIQASRCPVLEIERGGVLAALSFRKRKGAGGGVVMAWDLDWGVVEKVKRVIRSCRGRRVLVLTSEWGYPWLKKVLPEWEKTGAEVHLVAVPNRFFGGSIACAGLLTTVDFRRALRAAICVAGRDFDLVLLPAAAFDFRGKDLLGKHYSLLRYQTGAAVELV; this is encoded by the coding sequence ATGCTGTTTGCTCTCCAGAAAATAGTAAAATTAGAGAATATCCTTCCGCTCACCTCCAGGTGCAATCTGAGGTGCATTTTCTGCAGCAACACCCAGAATCCGAGGGGCGTGAAGGTGTTCTCCCTCCCTCCCCTTCCCCTGCCCCTGGCAAAGAGGCTCCTCCCTTTTTTAAACCCGCGGCGAAAAATTGTCATCGGGGAGGCCGCCTCCCGCATTACCGAAGGAGAGCCCCTTACACACCCGGATTTCTGGAAGATCCTTGAAATGATCCGAAACCTTTACCCTGAGACGCCCCTCCAGATCACCACCAACGGAACCCTTTTGGACCGGGAAGCAGTCCAGAGGCTGAAAAATTTTCTGCCCCTGGAAGTAAACCTTTCTCTCAACAGCGCCGCCCCGGCGGGAAGGTGGCTTTTAATGGGGGACCGCGGAGAGCGGGCTCTCCTGGTTGCAGAGCTTCTGGGGCGCGCCGGAGTGACCTACCATGGGAGCATTGTCGCCCTGCCCCACCTGGTCGGGTGGGAAGACCTTCGCAGCAGCTGCAGGTTTCTGGAGGCTTCGGGTGCGGCAACAATCCGGCTTTTTCTTCCCGGATTTACAAAGCTGGCTCCTCCTCCCCTGCGTTTTCCTCCCGAGGTGATGTACCGGGAGCTGGAAATTTTCTGGAGAGAAGAGAGAGCATCCCTGGGCGTTCCCCTGCTCCTGGAGCCGTCTTTCGTATCCGATGTGGAGGCGAATTTTCTGGCTGAACTGGCAGGGGTGATTCCCGGTTCCCCTGCGGCGCGGGCGGGCTTGAGAAAAGGTGACATCGTGAAAACCGTGCATGGAAGAGGTGTTCGCTCGCGGGTTGACGCCTTCCAGCTCATCCAGGCGTCCCGCTGCCCCGTGCTGGAGATCGAGCGGGGTGGGGTGCTGGCGGCGCTTTCTTTCCGAAAGAGGAAGGGTGCGGGTGGGGGAGTCGTGATGGCCTGGGACCTGGACTGGGGGGTCGTGGAAAAGGTGAAGCGGGTGATCAGATCCTGCCGGGGGCGCAGGGTCCTGGTCTTGACCTCGGAATGGGGTTATCCCTGGCTCAAAAAAGTGCTGCCGGAGTGGGAGAAGACGGGAGCGGAGGTCCATCTGGTTGCGGTTCCCAACCGCTTCTTCGGGGGCTCCATCGCCTGCGCGGGCCTCCTGACCACCGTTGATTTTCGGAGGGCACTCCGGGCAGCAATTTGCGTTGCCGGGCGCGACTTCGATCTGGTCTTGTTGCCTGCTGCAGCCTTTGATTTCCGGGGAAAGGACCTCTTGGGGAAGCATTACTCCCTCTTGCGGTACCAGACAGGGGCCGCTGTTGAACTGGTTTAG